A region of Silurus meridionalis isolate SWU-2019-XX chromosome 15, ASM1480568v1, whole genome shotgun sequence DNA encodes the following proteins:
- the bnip1b gene encoding uncharacterized protein bnip1b isoform X1, with the protein MRATVIDHVIVHGMTMAEAGPRVRPNLSRFTVVTIIRAFKQHNRMPHRGGRVAIFTAAQETLIVDMVRENNLIRLGEIGDKVIADNVNFESIDDVSLATIDRVLQRQKMRMKQVYRVPFERNFAQHKDLRYEYVQRILQLDTMARPHEYLFLDEAGFNLQKRRQRGRNIIGQRAVTEVSGQFGGNITLCAAMGLEGLVHRHAVLGSYNTQRLLTFLEELKDILLDHQQHHPGPAHQIYVIIWDNVRFHKTKQIREWFTTNSNHILNVCLPPYSPFLNPIEEFISSWRWKVYDRQPYTRENLLRAMEPACVDIPVEAFQGWIRHSMSFFLCAWQETI; encoded by the exons ATGCGAGCAACAGTCATTGACCATGTCATTGTCCATGGCATGACAATGGCTGAAGCAGGACCACGAGTCCGTCCAAACCTGAGTAGGTTCACCGTGGTCACCATTATCAGGGCATTCAAACAACACAACAG AATGCCACATAGAGGTGGGAGGGTTGCCATATTTACAGCGGCACAAGAAACCCTCATTGTGGATATGGTTCGTGAGAACAACCTCATCAGACTCGGGGAGATCGGAGACAAAGTCATTGCCGATAATGTCAACTTTGAGAGCATTGATGATGTCAGCTTGGCCACAATAGACCGAGTTCTCCAGCGCCAAAAGATGCGGATGAAACAGGTCTATAGGGTTCCCTTTGAGCGCAACTTTGCGCAACACAAAGACCTACGTTACGAGTATGTGCAA aggATATTACAGTTGGACACGATGGCCAGACCTCATGAGTACCTCTTCCTGGATGAGGCTGGCTTCAACCTGCAGAAACGAAGGCAAAGAGGCCGTAACATCATTGGCCAAAGAGCCGTCACTGAGGTTTCTGGCCAATTCGGGGGTAATATTACTCTTTGTGCGGCCATGGGTTTGGAGGGGCTTGTCCACCGGCATGCTGTCCTTGGGTCTTACAACACCCAACGTCTCCTCACCTTCCTAGAGGAGCTAAAAGACATCCTCCTGGaccaccaacaacaccatcCTGGGCCCGCACATCAAATTTATGTGATCATTTGGGACAATGTACGcttccacaaaacaaaacaaatcagagaGTGGTTCACCACCAACAGTAACCACATTTTAAACGTCTGTCTGCCACCCTACTCCCCTTTCCTGAACCCTATAGAGGAGTTCATCTCATCATGGAGATGGAAGGTTTATGACAGACAACCATACACTAGAGAGAACCTCCTAAGGGCAATGGAGCCGGCCTGTGTTGATATCCCAGTGGAGGCCTTCCAAGGATGGATTCGCCATTCCATGTCGTTTTTCCTGTGTGCCTGGCAAGAGACAATATAG